The sequence ATCGCGCGCCGATGTCGTGCCGCTCGAGCAGGGCGACGCGGTCGTGTTCGCCGTCCATCATCGCCCGGTGCAAGGCGCGCGCGGTGTCTATCGCGTGAATCTTCGGCACGGCGTGAGCCGCGTGCGCTCCGGGCAGCGCCATACGCTCGGGATCATCTTCCACGACGCGCCGTGACGCCGGCGCTCGCGCTGGCGCGCGCACCGGCAGCCCGCCATCGGACGCCGCGCCGGCCGACGCATGCGCACGCGCACGCACGCGTGCGGCGCACGGCCGCCGGAACGAATCGCAATAGTTGCGCACACATCCATTCGCCGCGAAGCGTGCATCTCGCGCCGCCATGGAAAGACGCGGCGCGACACCGGTTCCTTGCAGGCGATGCGAGCTCGCCTCGGCGCGTGCCGCTCGACATGCGATGCGTTCGCCCGCGCGACACATGCAACCGAATTGAAAGACCGTGTCCGAGCGCACGGCGAAATTCATCAGGACAATTGACGATCACGTCGAGCAGACGATCTCCTCCATGCGCGCGCGTGCATGTCGAATGTGCTAGCGCGGCGCGCGGCCGCATCCGTCAATGTTCGGCACCACCCCGTTCGGCCATTTACATCGATGCGCCGCGACCGCGCGCCGTGTCCATTCGCTACTCTTTCGGCAGCCAGGATCGGCCGCGTTCGCGCGACGGTCGTTAGCCATCGCGAGCTTCGCCGCATCGCTCGACGTGCGCCGCCCGAGTTTCAAAACGGAGGTGGAATCATGCGTAATTTCTTCGATCTGGTCGAACAGGCGGCATGCCGCACGCCCGATGCCGAGGCGCTCGTCGCCGGCGACGCTCGGCTCACCTATCGCGCACTCGCGGCGCTCGGCCTGGCGTTCGCCGAGCGGCTGCAAGCGCTCGAGATCGCCCAGGGCGAGCGGCTCGCGATCTTTCTCGACAAGCGCATCGAGACGGTCGTCGCCATGCTCGGCGCCGCGGCGGCCGGCGTCGTGTTCGTGCCGATCAACCCGGTCCTCAAGCCCGAACAGGTTCATCACATCCTCGTCGACAGCGGCGCGCGCTGTCTCGTCACGTCGTCGCTGCGCGCGCGCATACTCGGCGACGGCGTGCTCGCGGGCATGCCGTACGTGATCCTGACCGATGCGAAGACGCTTGCACCGGCGCCGGCTTCGCGCACCACGTTTCTGCGATGGATGCAGCCCGATGCGCCGCCCGAGTCCGTCGCGAACCGGCACGCGAGCGCCGCGCCCGAGCCGCGAGCGGACACGATCGACGCCGATCTCGCCGCACTCCTTTACACGTCCGGCTCGACGGGCCGCCCCAAGGGCGTGATGCTCAGCCACCGCAATCTGCTCGAGGGCGCGTGGAGCGTCGCGCAATACCTGCGCCATACCGCGCAGGATCGCATTCTCGCCGCGCTGCCGCTCAGCTTCGACGCCGGCTTGAGCCAGTTGACGACCGCATGGGCCGCGGGCGCGAGCGCCGTGCTCGTCAACTACCTGATGCCCGCGGACGTCGTCGAGATCTGCGTGCGCGAACGCATCACCGGCTTCGCGGGCGTACCGCCGCTCTGGATTCAGCTCGCGCGCGCGGCGTGGCCCGGCGAAGCGCGCGCGCGGCTGCGCTATTTCGCGAACACCGGCGGCCATCTGCCGCGGCCGGTGCTGCACGCGCTGCGCGAACTGTTTCCGAGCGCGTCGCCGTATCTGATGTACGGGCTGACCGAAGCGTTCCGCTCGACCTACCTCGATCCCGCCGAAGTCGACCGTCGCCCCGATTCGATCGGCAAGGCGGTGCCGAACGCCAGAATTCTCGTCGTGCGCGAGGACGGCGCGCCGTGCGCGCCGAACGAGGTCGGCGAGCTGGTCCACGTCGGCGCGTGCGTGACGCTCGGCTACTGGAACGATCCGGCGCGCACCGCGCTGCGCTACCGGCCTTCGCCCGAGGCGAAGCCGGGCGGCGCGCCACGTGAGACGGCCGTCTGGTCCGGTGATCTCGTTCGCCGCGACGACGACGGATTCCTCTATTTCGTCGCCCGCAACGATGCGCAGATCAAGAGTTCCGGCTACCGGATCAGCCCGGAAGAGATCGAGGAGGTCGCGCACGCGAGCGGGCTCGTGGCCGAAGCGGTCGCGCTCGGCGTGCCGCACGACGAACTCGGCGAATCGATCACGCTCGTCGTCGTGCCGCTCGACGCCGACACGTTCAGGCCCGACGCGCTGCGCGCGCGATGCGCACAGCAACTTCCCCCGTACATGGTGCCGCATACGATCGCCACGCGCACGTCGCTGCCGCGCAATCCGAACGGGAAATTCGATCGCGTCGCGCTGCGCGCCGACGCGGCGAACCTCGTCGAAACGCTCTGAAGACGCGCCGGATCGCCGCACGAGACGCTCGTCTACGCGCGACGTCCGCCGCCCGCCTCCGTTGCCTACGCCGTGCCCGGCGCCCCGGGCGGCGCGGCGTTGCGAACGCGCGCGCTGGGGCACCGCGGCAGCGGGCGCCGCCGCGCGCGCCGCTTCGGGCCGAGCCGCGGCAGGCGCCGGCTCGCGTTCCGCCACGAATATATTCGCGCGCCGTTTCTCGACGAAAAACAAGAATTTACCGCACATCTAATAAGACGGAATCCGGCGGAATAATCATTCGACACCATCCCCGGCGGACAGCGATTTCGCATGAAGATTCGGCACTTACTCGCGATCCGCGCAAAAGATTGGCTCACTCGAAAATGAAATGAACTTACCTATTGCATCGCAGCATCGGTTTAAAATACCGATTGCCGTATCGATCTGTCCACGCCCTGTCGCCTTGCCGATCGGATCGTTGCAGACAGCGAAAAATACCCGAAGCGCCGGGATAAAAATATCGAACGCCATCGCCAAATGAATCTCGATTATCCGAACGCCGCTCTTGCAATCGTTATTGCATTTGATATTATTTGCAGACAATTTCAACGTCATTGCGTTATCCGATTTTCATTGGCGACGCGTCCCCCACCCGGTACACGGCACTTCGAAAGTCTTGATTTTCAATAACGGGGGCATGCAAATTGAGCAGGCTGCTTCAACGCGAATATCGAACAGGTGGAGATGACGGTGCGGGGTCGTCGTCGGGAGAAAGCGCTTCGACACCCATGCTCTCCGCCGCGTTGCCGGAATCGCGCGACGTCCGCACGCTGGTCGAGACTTTCAGGCAGGCGGCGCTGCAGATCGGCTACCAGCACCATGCGATCGTCGAGCTGTCGGGCGCATCGCATCCGGCGTCGATCGACGTCGTCTCGCTGCACTATCCGTCCGAGTGGGTCGAGCACTACACCCGCAACGACTACTTCGCGATCGATCCCGTCCATCGCGCGGCATTCCGCTACAGCACGCCGTTCTCGTGGAACGACGTCGCGACGGCGAACCTGCGCGAGCGGCATCTGCTGATGGAAGCCGAGGACGCGGGCCTCGACAACGGCATCAGCATCCCGCTGCATCAGCCGCTCGGACGCGTGCTGCTGGTGAGCCTGTCCGGCACCGCGCCGACGCACGATGCCGATGCGAAATGGCGCAACGCGTACCTGCTCGGCATGCAGTTCAATCTGCAGTTCCAGAGCATGCGCACGTGCCGCCCGATTCCGCCGTCCGTCCACCTGACGGATCGCGAACAGATGTGCCTCACGTGGGTCGCGCGCGGCAAGTCGTCGTGGGTCATCGCGAACATGCTCGACATCTCCAAATACACGGTCGACTTCCACATCGAGAACGCGATGGAGAAGCTCAACACGCGCAGCCGCACGTTCGCCGCCGTGAAGGCGACGCGGCAGGGGCTCATCTTTCCATGAGCGCGCGATCCATCCGGATCCGTTAGCGCCGCCCGTTTCATCCGCCACCGCGCGCCGACGCGATGCAACCGGCCGCTTGCATCGGACTGCCGATCGATGCCGCGCAGGCCTGCGCACCGGCCTGCGCGCCGAACGCCGCCGCCCGCCCTCGTCGCGCCTCGCGGCGAGGCCGCGCCGCGCGCGCATTGCCGTATCGCCGCGCCTTCGTGTCGCGCAACAGCCTTCGAGACCGCGCACGCGTGCTTCTCGACCCTCACCGCTCATACGCGATCGGAACGCGCGCCGCCTTCGCGCCGACGATCGATCCATCGGAGAACCAAGCGCCATGTCATACATCATCGCGGGCCGATTGAACGAACTGCCGCCGCACGTCCAGACCGATCTCGGCGCGTATCGCTACGACGTGTTCGTGCGCCGGCTCGGCTGGACGATCGCCGGCCACTCGCTCGACGAACATGCGGAGTGGGACGAGTTCGACGGGCCGTCGACGATTCATGTCGTCGCGCTCGACGACGCGCGCGAGATCTGCGGCTACGCACGCCTGCTGCCGACGACGGGCCCGTATCTGCTGCGCGACGTGTTTGCGCATCTGCTCGGCTCGTCGCCCGCGCCGCAATCGCCTGCCGTCTGGGAAATGTCGCGCTTCGCCGCGTCGCGGCGGCGGCGAAGCGCGACCGAGCGCGAGCCGCTCGGCATGGCGTTCTTTCCGTCGGTGCTCACGGTGGCCGCGTCGCTCGGCGCGACGCGCGTGGTCGGCGTGATGACGCCATCGATCGAACGCCTGTACCGCCGCTCGGGCATCGCGCTGCATCGCCTCGGCAACGCGATGCCGGGCGCGGGCGGCAGCCTGTCCGCATGCTCGATCGATCTGCCGCGCCTCGCGTTCGCGCCGTTGGGCCTCAAGCAGTGCGCGGCGTGCCTGGCGATGCATTGACCAGGAAGGCGGGCGCATCGGGCGAGACACGCGTCTTGTCGTTTTTGCCGATGTCGACGCGCTCGCCTGACGCCATCGCCCGGTGCGTCGCGACGCCGCGCGCCGCCGAATTGGACGTTCTCCTCTAACCGGACCGCCGGCGCGCCGCCGGGCGGCGGGCCGCCACGGACGCGGGCCGCCGCCCGTCGCCCGCCCCGGCACGCCCATCGCCGTGCGGGTCGCTCCGTCTTGACTCAGTTCCGATTTTGAACTTACGATCCCAACCAATACATCAATCGATGTAACATTACTCGATGGATTTTCGGTCGTCGACCCAACCGGAGCGTCATGCCATGCCCGATTCGAATCCCACCGCGGCCGCGTTGCTCGCGCAGCCGCTCACGCTGCCGAACGGCACCGTGCTGAAGAACCGCCTCGCGAAATCGGCGCTGAGCGAAGCGCTGTGCGGGCACGGCGGCCGTGTGACGCCGCAGCTGATCGCGCTGTACCGGCGCTGGTCGGGTTCGGGCGCGGGGCTGCTCGTCACCGGCAACGTGATGATCGACGGCAAGGCGCTCGGCGAGCCCGGCAACGTCGTGATCGAGGACGACCGCGATCTGCCGCGTCTGCGCGAATGGGCCGCGGCCGCGAAAGCGCACGGCAGCGAGATCTGGATGCAGATCAATCATCCCGGCAAGCAGGCGATGCGCGGACTCAACGAGGAAACCGTCGCGCCGTCGGCGATCGGCTTCGGGCCGAAGCTTTCGCCGTATTTCGCGGTGCCGCGCGCGCTGACCGTGGACGAGATCGACGCGCTGATCCGGCGCTACGGAACGACGGCCGCCGTCGCGCAGCAGGCGGGCTTCACCGGCGTGCAGTTGCACGGCGCGCACGGCTATCTGATCAACCAGTTCCTGTCGCCGCAGCACAATCAGCGCACCGACGAATGGGGCGGCAGCGCGGAGAACCGCCGGCGCTTCGTGCTCGCGGTGTACGCGGAAGTGCGGCGCCGGGTGGGCCCCGATTTTCCGATCGGCATCAAGCTCAATTCGGCCGATTTCCAGCGCGGCGGCTCCACCGAGGAAGAATCGCTCGACGTGATCCGCGCGCTCGCCGAGGCGGGCATCGATCTGATCGAGATTTCCGGCGGCACCTACGAAACGCCCGTGATGCAGCTCGGCGACCGCAAGGCGTCGACGATCGCGCGCGAAGCGTACTTCCTCGCGTTCGCCGAGAAGGTGCGCGCGGACGTGAAGGTGCCGTTGATGGTCACGGGCGGCTTTCGCAGCCTCGCCGGCATGGAGGCGCCGCTGCGCGACGGCGCGCTCGACCTGATCGGCCTCGGGCGTATCCTCGCGATCGAGCCCGACGCGCCCGCGCGCCTGCTGCGCGGCGAGGAAACGCGCCATCGCGTGAAGCCGCTCAGCACGGGCGTCAAATACTTCGACAGCCTCGGTTCGCTCGAAGTCACGTGGTATACGCGGCAGCTCCATCGAATCGGCAAGGGGCGCAATCCGATTCCCGACGAGAATGCGCTGAAATCGTTCCTGCTCGACCTGTCGTCGAAGGGCTGCGCGATCTTCAAGGCGCGCCGCCTGCGTGCTTCGTCCTCCGAAGCGTCGGCCGCGCGGGGTTCGGCGACGTCGGTCGCCGGCGGCCCGCGGCACGATGCGCATTGAGCGGGGCGACCCGCCTCGCGCAACGGCGCCGCCCGGCCGAGTGAACGCCGCGCGGCGCGCGGCATCGGCGCATCGAATGCGCTTTGCTCGATGCTTCGCGCGTTGAAGCCGCGGTGGATAGCCAGGCCGATGTCGATATCAACTTCGCCGCTCATCGCTCATCGACGATAAGGGATAAGGCGAAACGCCGATGAAACGAAGCGGCGCGCGCGTGATAGCAGATGAACCGCCGCACATCGTCACGGACCGCCACGAACCGGCGCAACGCCGGTGCGATCTCGGCGGCGCCGATCGATCGGCCGCCCCCCGCGCCCCTGACCCCCACCGCATCGCAAACGCGCCGCGCTAATCGACCCGCCACGGCGTCAATCGCCGCTGCAGCGCGCGCAAGCCGATTTCCAGCGCGAGCGCGATCGCGCCGATCACGAGGATCCCCGCGATCACGACGTCCGTCACGAGGAACCGTGACGCGGAATACACCATGAAGCCGAGCCCGCGCGTCGCCGCGATCAGCTCCGCCGCGACGAGCGTCGACCATCCCGCGCCGAGCGCGATGCGCACGCCGGTCAGGATGTCCGGCAGCGCGCTCGGCAGCACGACGTGGCGCAGCAGTTGCACGCGCGTCGCGCCGAGCGACGCGGCCGCGCGCAGGCGGCTTTCCGATACGCCGCTCGCGCCCGCGGCGGTCGCGATCGCGAGCGGTGCGAACATCGTCAGATAGATCAGCAGGATTTTCGACGCGTCGCCGATCCCGAACCAGACGACCATCAACGGCAGATACGCGAGCGGCGGAATCGGCCGGTAAAACTCGACGATCGGATCGACGACACCGCGCACGATCCGGTTCGTCGCGACCAGGATGCCGACCGGGATCGCGGTGACGATCGCGAGTGCGAACGCCGTCGCGATCCGCGACACGCTCGCGAGCAGATGTTCGCCGAGCGTCGCGTCGTCGAAACCCTCGGTGCTCAGCACGACGAGCTTGCGCAGCACGGCCTCGGGGCCCGGCAGCAGCGCGGCCGATACCCATTCGAAGCGCGCGGCGAGCCACCAGCCGGCGGCAAGCGCGACCCACGTCGCGAGCGCGGCCGCGTGGCCCGCATGCACGCGCGGCGCGCGGCGCGCCGCCGCGCTCGCGGCCGCATTGGTTGCCGGCAGCGGCAGCGCGAGATCGGCATTCGGTTCAGTGGCGGCCAACGTCAAACCTCCTCGGTTTCGCGCATCAACTGCTCGACGAGCGCGAGATGGATTTCGGTGAAGCGCGGATCGCTCTTGATCGAGCGCATCGGTTCGCCGTGCGCGTAACGCCGCGCGAAGTCGAGCGAATGCCGCGCGACGATCCGGCCCGGGCGCGGCGACAGAATCAGCAGCTCGGTCGCGAGCAACACCGCTTCCTCGACACTGTGCGTGATCAGAAACACGCCCTTGCCCGTCGCGCGCCACACGTCGAGCAGCAGCGTCTGCATGTGCTCGCGCGTGAGCGCGTCGAGCGCGCCGAGCGGCTCGTCCATCAGCAGGAACGACGGGTCCGCGGCGAGCGCGCGCGCGAGCCCGACGCGCTGCCGCATGCCGCCCGAAATCTCGTCGATCCGATGCTGCTCGAAGCCGGCGAGCTTCACGAGCCGCAGCACGTCGCGCGCACGCGCGTGGCGTGCGTCGCGGCCGACGCCTTGCATCCGCAGCCCGAACGCGACGTTCTCGATCACGTTCAGCCACGGCATCAGCGCGTCGTCCTGAAACACGACGCCGCGATCGGCGCCGGGCCCCGCGACGGGTGCGCCGTCGACGCTCACGCGGCCCGACGTCGGCGGCTGAAAGCCGGCGAGCAGCGACAGCAGCGTGCTCTTGCCGCAGCCGGACGCGCCGAGCGCGACAACGATCTCGCCGCTGCCGACCGACATCGATACGTTCTCGAGCGCCGTCAGCGCGCCGCGCCGCGACGCGTAGACGACGGATACCTGTTGCGCGCAAAGCTTCGCCATGCCGATGCCGCCGCGTCATCTCAGCGCGCGGCGATCGCCGCGCGGACGAACCGGTCCGTCACCGTCGGCCGGTAATCGGGCAGCACGCGGTCGATCTTGCGCTGCTCCTTCAGGAAGCGCGCGGTCGACGCGATCGCGTCGGCCGTGCCGCCGCCGAGCAGCTCGGGCGACGCCTGCTCGGCCGCGCTCGGGTAGAGATTGCCGGCGAGCAGTTGCGCAATGTCGCCCGCCGCCGCGCCGCTCAGCCGCGAGATTTCGGCGACCTGCCGCGACGCGCTCGTCCATGCTTTGCCGTTCGCGCGATAGTCGGCGATCGCCTGCGTCGTCACCTTCACGAACTTCGACACGAAATCCGGATGCGCTTGCGCGAAATCGCTGCGCACCGCCCACAGATCGAATGTCGGCGCGCCCCACTTGCCGACTTCGGCCGAATCGACGAGCACCTTGCCGCCGCTCGCCTTCGCGCGGCCGAGCGCCGGATCCCACGTATAGGCTGCGTCGATCACGCCGCGCGCCCATGCGGCGACGATCTCGGTCGGCCCGAGATTCACGATCTTCACGCGCTGCGCATCGATGCCCCAGTGCTTGAGCGCGGCGAGCAGCGCGTAATGGCAGTTCGACGCGTAAGGCGTCGCGATCGTCTTGCCGACGAGATCGGCCGGCTTGTCGATATGCGCGCCGCGGCGCACGACGAGCGCCTCGGACACGCCGGTGATCGCGTTCAATCCGAGCGTCGCGCATCCCGTCGTGCGCACGCACCCGGAGACCGGCCGCAAGACGCTGTTCGTCAACGAAGGCTTCACGACCGAGATCGACGAGCTGCCCGAAGAGGAAGGCGCCGCGCTGCTGCGCTTCCTGTTCGCGCATCAGTCGCGGCCCGAGTTCACGCTGCGCTGGCGCTGGCAGCCGGGCGACGTCGCGTTCTGGGACAACCGCTCGACGATCCATTACGCGGTGAACGACTACGGCAAAGCGCATCGGGTGATGCACCGCGCGACGATCGTCGGCGACAGGCCGTATTGAGCGGGCGGCGCGGGGATTCCGGAGAGGCTTCGCCGGCCGCGGGTTCGTTCGTCGGTCGGCTCGCCGCTTCGTTCGCCGGCTCGTTCGCGGGCCTGCCGTATCGGCCCGTTCATCGGCCCGCCCATCGGCGCCGCATGGCGCTCCTTTCGTCGCCCCGCTCGTTCACCGGCGGCTCGTCGGCCGGCCATTCGCCTGCCGCGGGCGCGCGCCGTCGCGCGCGTCGCGGGGCGCGGCTCGCGCGTCAATCCGCGAGCCCCATCAGCTTCGCGAGCACCGGCCACCTCTTAAGCGCCGTGCGGTACGCGAGCCGCGCCTGCTCGTCGAGATAGCGCGCCGGATCGATCTCGCGCACGTGGCGCGCGAGCCCCGCAATGTCGTGCGCCGGCGGCAGCGCGTCGCCGCGCGCCGCCGGCGTGTTCCGATTCCCGTTCGTCATTTTTCGTCGATCCATACGCCGTCCGGCGTCTTCACCGCGTAGCCCGTCGGCGTCGTCATCGTCACCGTGCCCTCGTTCTCGCCGATCATTCGCGTCTGCGGCAGATCGGCCGCGTATTGCGACAGCGTCACGCCCGGCTTGAACGGGCTGTTCGACACGAGATTCGCCAGCAGTTGCGCGAGCGCGAAGAAGCTCGCCGGCGCGTCGATCACGGTGGTCGCGCCGTGGTCGCCCTTGAAGCCGACGAGCCGCACGCCGACCGGCCCGTGCACGATCCGCGGCGTCGGAATCTCGCGCAGCCCCGCCACCTGTTTCGCGTCGCCGCGCAGCGCCGCGCCGTGCTCGGGCACGAACACGATCACCGCGCGCCGCCCCGATGCGGCAATGAGATCCGCGAAGCGGTCGAAGTCGTCCAGCAGCTTGCGCGCGCGCAGCGGGTACGAATCGAGGCTCGACATCCGGCCGCCCGTCAGCTGATTGCCGTCGTGCAGGCTGATCGTGTTGTAGTACAGCGCGACGGGGCCGGGGCTCGCGCCGCGTTTCGCGTACCAGTTCGCGAGCGTCGCGTAGTCGTCCTTGATCGCCGAGCCGTCGAACGCGTGCATCGCGACGGGCGCGTCCGCGTTCGGGATCATCGGCGCGTTCGGCACGCCGATGTTCTCGCGGATCAACTGGAGAAAGTTGTCGAAGTGGCCGTCGTGGTTGAGCAGCGTCTGCGGCGCGAAGCCGGCGGCCGCGAGTTGCCCGAACAGATGGCACTGCGCGGGCGCGGGCTTGTACAGGTCCGCGTGCGCCTCCTGCCCGCAGCTCGCGCGCAGCACGCGGATCGCGGCCGGGCCGCTGTAGCTCGCCGCCGTGCTGAAATTCGTGAACAGATAGTCGAAATGGCCGAGCAGCGGATGATTGCGCAGCCTCGCGACGTCGAGGTCGTCCCACGACAGCGAGCACACATGCAGCACGATCACGTCGAACTGCGTCGCCGGATCGGCGCTCGGCCGGCCGAACGTCACCTGCCGCTGCGATTCCTGCGAGCGGAACGCGGCGAGCGCCGCGTTGTGATCCTGCGGCTGCACGGCGCGGCCCGTTCCGGCCGGCCCGGGCACGGCCGCGGCAGCCGCGTCGAGCCGCGCGAGCGCCGCGCTGCCCGCCTGCCACACCGGCAGCGCGATCAGCGCGAGCAGCACGAACGTCGCCACGCGCAGCCAGCGATTGACGATCAGATAGCCGATCACGACGCCGAGCGCGGCCAATGCGAGCATCGGCGGCACGAAGCGCGGCACGAGCTCCATCCAGTAGCCGGCGCTGAACGCGCGCAGGCCGCCGAGCGTTTCGACGAGCCGCGCGAGTGGCGGCACGTCCGCTTCGCGATACATCAGCGGCACCGCGAGCGCCAGCGCAAGCGCGTGGCGCAGCAGCCGCACGCTGCGCCGCCTCGCCGGCGCGCTCAGCGCGAGCGCCAGCGCGAAACCGAGATTCGCGATCCACAACGGCTTCAAGTGGCCCGCCGCGAACAGATAGAGCTTCAGAATGAAATACAGATTCCAGAACGTCATCGACGCGACTCCGTCATCAGTTGAATCCGCGCGTCAATGACGCGTCCGGTCGGCCGCGCGCCGCGCCCGCACCGCGCTCGTCGCGGCCCGCAGCATCCGTGCGTAGCCTTCGAACCCCATCGACAGCACCTCCTTCAGCCCGCGCAGCGGCGCATCGTCGTGCTCGGCGCGCGCGTCGCGCCAGTCGAGCCACGCATCCGCGCGGCCGAACGTGCACTGCACGAGCTGCCGCTCCTGCTCGAGCGTCAATGGCTCGAACTGCACGCCGAGATGCGCGGCGTCGACGCGGGTCACGCGCACCGGAAAATGGAAAGGGCGATCGCCGCGGCTCACGCATACGTCGAGCGTATCGCCGAGCGCGATGCGCGCGAGCGGCACCGCGTCGAGCCCCAAGCCGCCCGCCGAATAATCCTTCGTGTGGCACGCGGCCGTCGTGCCGTCGGCGAGCAACAGCGTCGCCGGCACCCGCATCGCGACCCGGTGCGTGACGCGCACCTGTTTCGCCTCGCGCGCGACCGCGAGCGCCGCGCCGAGCATCGCGAGGTTGTACAACGCCCACGCGACGTTCATCAGGATCGTCGACGCTTCGTCGCCGCCGCTCGCGGCGAGACGCACGCCGCCCGCCGCGATCGCCGCGACGTTCAGCACGAACAGCGCGAGATAGGGCCTGGACGTCGCCCAGTCGACGTAGCCTTCGTCGATGCGCCCGCCCTTCGCGGTCACATTGAAGCGGCCGTGCCTCGGGCTCAGGAACGCGAGCGTCGTCGGCAGCGCGATGTACCACGCGAGCACCGATTCGTACACCTCGGCCCAGAACGAATGCCGAAAGCGCCCCTGCATCCGCGCGTTCGCGACGTGCGCGAGCGCCATGTACGGCAGCACGTAGCTCGCGAGCGCGAGCGCCGACGCGTTGATGAAATACAAATGGAAGAACAGATACGCGATCGGCATCGTCAGGAACACGAGCCGCGGGATGCCGTAGAAGAAATGCAGCATCGCGTTGCCGTAGCACACGCGCTGGAAGAAGCCGAGGCCGCGGCCGACGAACGGGTTGTCGATCCGGAAGATCTGCGCCATCCCGCGCGCCCAGCGCGCGCGCTGCCGGATGTGGCCCGCGAGGCTTTCGGTCGCGAGGCCGGCGGCCTGCACGGTCGGCAGATAGGCGCTCGTGTAGCCGCGGCGGTGCAGCTTGAGCGCGGTGTGCGCATCCTCGGTGACGGTCTCGATCGCGACGCCGCCGATTGCTTCGAGCGGGCCGCGCTTGAGCACCGCGCACGAACCGCAGAAGAACGCGGCGTTCCACAGATCGTTGCCCGCCTGCACGAGGCCATAGAACAGGCTGCCCTCGTTCGGCACGCGGCGGAACGTGCCGAGGTTGCGCTCGAACGGGTCCGGCGAGAAGAAATGATGCGGCGTCTGCACGAGCGCACAGTTCGGATCGCGAAGGAACGCGCCCATCGTCGTCTGCAGGAACGAGCGCGTCGGCACGTGATCGCAGTCGAAGATCGCGATGTATTCGCCGTGCGTGCGCGCAAGCGCGCTGTTGATGTTGCCGGCCTTCGCGTGGCGATTGTCGTCGCGCGTCAGATAGCCGATGCCCGCGTCGCGCGCGAACGCCTCGAACTCCGGGCGGCGGCCGTCGTCGAGCAGATAGACGTTGAGCTTGTCCGCCGGCCAATCGAGGCTTTGCGCGGCGAAGATCGTCGGCTTCACGACCGCGAGCGGCTCGTTGTACGTCGGAATGTAGACGTCGACGCTCGGCCAGCCGGCGGGATCGTCCGGCAGGCGCGCGACCGGGCGCTCGAGCGGCCACGCGGTCTGCACGAAGCCGAGCACGAGGATGAGCCACGTGTACGCCTCGGCCGCGTACAGCAGATAGCCGACGCACGCCTCGACCGGTGTGCGCAAATCGAGCGTCTCGGTGCTGCGCCACCAGATGTAGCGGGCCATCGCGAGCAGCGCGAACGTCGCGAGCGCGAGCGTCGGCAAGCGGCCGGGCACGCGGCGCAGCGCGAGCGCGAGCGCGAGCGCGGCGAGCGTCGCGAAGAACGCGCACTGGCCGGCGGGCGCGAGCGGCGACGTGCCGGCCGCGAGCCACAGCGCAACGCCCGCCGCCGCGCTCGCCGGCAACAGCCAGCGGCGTGCGACGGCCCGCTGCGCGCCCTGCTCGAG is a genomic window of Burkholderia mallei ATCC 23344 containing:
- a CDS encoding acyl-CoA ligase (AMP-forming), exosortase A system-associated; this encodes MRNFFDLVEQAACRTPDAEALVAGDARLTYRALAALGLAFAERLQALEIAQGERLAIFLDKRIETVVAMLGAAAAGVVFVPINPVLKPEQVHHILVDSGARCLVTSSLRARILGDGVLAGMPYVILTDAKTLAPAPASRTTFLRWMQPDAPPESVANRHASAAPEPRADTIDADLAALLYTSGSTGRPKGVMLSHRNLLEGAWSVAQYLRHTAQDRILAALPLSFDAGLSQLTTAWAAGASAVLVNYLMPADVVEICVRERITGFAGVPPLWIQLARAAWPGEARARLRYFANTGGHLPRPVLHALRELFPSASPYLMYGLTEAFRSTYLDPAEVDRRPDSIGKAVPNARILVVREDGAPCAPNEVGELVHVGACVTLGYWNDPARTALRYRPSPEAKPGGAPRETAVWSGDLVRRDDDGFLYFVARNDAQIKSSGYRISPEEIEEVAHASGLVAEAVALGVPHDELGESITLVVVPLDADTFRPDALRARCAQQLPPYMVPHTIATRTSLPRNPNGKFDRVALRADAANLVETL
- the bpsR3 gene encoding N-acyl-homoserine lactone dependent regulator BpsR3 — its product is MLSAALPESRDVRTLVETFRQAALQIGYQHHAIVELSGASHPASIDVVSLHYPSEWVEHYTRNDYFAIDPVHRAAFRYSTPFSWNDVATANLRERHLLMEAEDAGLDNGISIPLHQPLGRVLLVSLSGTAPTHDADAKWRNAYLLGMQFNLQFQSMRTCRPIPPSVHLTDREQMCLTWVARGKSSWVIANMLDISKYTVDFHIENAMEKLNTRSRTFAAVKATRQGLIFP
- the bspI3 gene encoding N-acylhomoserine lactone synthase BspI3, coding for MSYIIAGRLNELPPHVQTDLGAYRYDVFVRRLGWTIAGHSLDEHAEWDEFDGPSTIHVVALDDAREICGYARLLPTTGPYLLRDVFAHLLGSSPAPQSPAVWEMSRFAASRRRRSATEREPLGMAFFPSVLTVAASLGATRVVGVMTPSIERLYRRSGIALHRLGNAMPGAGGSLSACSIDLPRLAFAPLGLKQCAACLAMH
- a CDS encoding NADH:flavin oxidoreductase/NADH oxidase family protein, which codes for MPDSNPTAAALLAQPLTLPNGTVLKNRLAKSALSEALCGHGGRVTPQLIALYRRWSGSGAGLLVTGNVMIDGKALGEPGNVVIEDDRDLPRLREWAAAAKAHGSEIWMQINHPGKQAMRGLNEETVAPSAIGFGPKLSPYFAVPRALTVDEIDALIRRYGTTAAVAQQAGFTGVQLHGAHGYLINQFLSPQHNQRTDEWGGSAENRRRFVLAVYAEVRRRVGPDFPIGIKLNSADFQRGGSTEEESLDVIRALAEAGIDLIEISGGTYETPVMQLGDRKASTIAREAYFLAFAEKVRADVKVPLMVTGGFRSLAGMEAPLRDGALDLIGLGRILAIEPDAPARLLRGEETRHRVKPLSTGVKYFDSLGSLEVTWYTRQLHRIGKGRNPIPDENALKSFLLDLSSKGCAIFKARRLRASSSEASAARGSATSVAGGPRHDAH
- a CDS encoding ABC transporter permease subunit; the encoded protein is MAATEPNADLALPLPATNAAASAAARRAPRVHAGHAAALATWVALAAGWWLAARFEWVSAALLPGPEAVLRKLVVLSTEGFDDATLGEHLLASVSRIATAFALAIVTAIPVGILVATNRIVRGVVDPIVEFYRPIPPLAYLPLMVVWFGIGDASKILLIYLTMFAPLAIATAAGASGVSESRLRAAASLGATRVQLLRHVVLPSALPDILTGVRIALGAGWSTLVAAELIAATRGLGFMVYSASRFLVTDVVIAGILVIGAIALALEIGLRALQRRLTPWRVD
- a CDS encoding taurine ABC transporter ATP-binding protein, translating into MAKLCAQQVSVVYASRRGALTALENVSMSVGSGEIVVALGASGCGKSTLLSLLAGFQPPTSGRVSVDGAPVAGPGADRGVVFQDDALMPWLNVIENVAFGLRMQGVGRDARHARARDVLRLVKLAGFEQHRIDEISGGMRQRVGLARALAADPSFLLMDEPLGALDALTREHMQTLLLDVWRATGKGVFLITHSVEEAVLLATELLILSPRPGRIVARHSLDFARRYAHGEPMRSIKSDPRFTEIHLALVEQLMRETEEV